The following are encoded together in the Aneurinibacillus sp. REN35 genome:
- the rplF gene encoding 50S ribosomal protein L6 yields MSRIGKKPIAIPEGVDVKLDGTVLTVKGSKGTLTRTLHSEVIVKVEGNEIVVERPSDNKLHRALHGTTRSVIANMVEGVTNGFAKTLELVGVGYRAAKSGSNLTLNVGYSHPVEITPEEGIEFEVPAQTQIIVKGIDKERVGQIASEIRAVRRPEPYKGKGIRYQGERVRRKEGKTGKK; encoded by the coding sequence ATGTCCCGTATTGGTAAAAAACCGATCGCTATTCCTGAAGGAGTAGACGTAAAGCTTGATGGAACAGTATTGACCGTTAAAGGTTCGAAGGGTACGCTTACTCGTACGCTTCATAGTGAAGTAATCGTGAAAGTAGAAGGAAACGAAATCGTTGTTGAACGTCCTTCTGATAACAAATTGCACCGCGCCCTGCACGGTACAACTCGTAGCGTTATCGCCAACATGGTGGAAGGCGTAACGAACGGATTCGCTAAAACGCTTGAATTGGTTGGTGTAGGTTATCGTGCAGCTAAAAGCGGTAGCAACCTGACACTCAACGTTGGATATTCTCATCCAGTTGAAATCACTCCGGAAGAAGGCATTGAATTCGAAGTTCCGGCACAAACGCAAATCATTGTTAAAGGTATTGACAAAGAGCGCGTAGGCCAAATCGCTTCTGAAATTCGTGCTGTACGTCGACCTGAGCCTTACAAAGGTAAAGGTATTCGCTACCAAGGCGAACGCGTACGTCGTAAAGAAGGTAAAACTGGTAAGAAGTAA
- the rpsH gene encoding 30S ribosomal protein S8 translates to MVMTDPIADMLTRIRNANMVRHEKLEVPASKIKHAIANLLKEEGFIRDVEYVEDNKQGILRIFLKYGADNERVINGLKRISKPGLRVYANKGEIPRVLGGLGIAVVSTSKGVMTDKQARQQQVGGEVIAYIW, encoded by the coding sequence ATGGTAATGACAGATCCAATTGCAGATATGCTTACTCGCATTCGCAATGCCAACATGGTGCGTCATGAGAAGCTGGAAGTACCTGCTTCCAAAATCAAGCACGCCATCGCGAATCTGCTGAAAGAAGAAGGCTTTATTCGTGACGTTGAGTACGTAGAAGATAACAAGCAAGGCATTCTCCGTATTTTCTTGAAATACGGTGCAGATAACGAACGTGTAATTAACGGTCTGAAGCGCATTAGCAAACCTGGTCTGCGCGTATACGCCAACAAGGGCGAGATTCCTCGTGTTCTGGGCGGATTAGGAATCGCCGTTGTTTCTACATCAAAAGGCGTTATGACTGACAAACAAGCTCGCCAACAACAAGTCGGCGGCGAAGTGATCGCATACATTTGGTAA